From the genome of Pseudomonas mohnii:
TCTTTAATGTATTCGAGCAGCTTTAGTCGTTGGTCGAGTCCACCACGCTCCGTCTGCGTTAGGTTGCGCACCGGCATGGGCTGGACAGCGGATACTGTTGGACCGTAGCTGCGGCGATACTGACCCTGTGCGAACCGTTGCTGAAAATCGTCGATTCTCAACACGAACTCTTCGCCTAGCGACCCTTGCAAAACGATCTGGGAAATTTCGGGGCGAATGGACACCACCCGGCGCACTTGGTCGCGCTCCAAGATGATGCTATCGACCGCCAGCGCGCGACTCATGGGCGCACCTGCAAAAGCTGAAAGTGCGACAGATCGCCATAGGCCGCGTGCACCTCGCTGGTGGGCGAGAAGAGCGATTTGGAAAAGTCGGCGCTCAACAGGCCCGCCAGAAGGCCCGCAAGCACGCCGACGCGGCCAGACGTCAAGCGCAGGGCAAGCTCCTCAACCGACCAGCAGGTTGCGGAGTTGAGCAGGGCGCTGATCTCTCTCTCCGCTGTGGCACGAAGTGGCTCAAGATAGCCCGCTCGGAGCAAGTGCAGGCTAGGCAGCGCCTGCATGACCGTAGGAGAAACGGCGGTGTCCAACACGAGCATGAAGCCAATACCGTACGAATTCAGGCAGTTCTCGATCGCCTCACGCTTAGCTTCGAACGCTTCGAGGAATCGAGAGTGCTTGGCCTCAATGGCCAATACGCTTCCATCATCCAGCCGACACAGGAAATCGGGGGTGTAGAAGCGCGGTTTGACGCCTGGCCGTGGGCGATAATGCTGGCGAGAAGGCAGTACGGTGTTGCTCTGCAATTCGAGCGTGAAGGGTTGCGCGGCAAGTTCGGTTACACGTGGATCAATATCCAGCATCAGGCCAATGTCGCGTTCAAGCGCGCTCTCAACGCGCAAATCGCCACCCTTACTCTTCATGGACTTGAGCACAAGTGCACGTCGGCCGCGCCGAACTCTGCGGGCAACATCTCTGGCGAAAGTTGGACTATCGGTATCTCGGATCATGCGGGTGCTCCTACGATGCACAAAGTGTTAATCGCCGTAGGAGAAAGTCAAATGACTTAATATCTAAGTAACTATAAAATTTGAATACTGTAATACATACAAAAACAATCAAACAAAATTTCTATAGGCATTTCAACTGATTGAAAAAATCCTTAAATATCAATGCAATATAATAAAACCAAAACCACTAAAATCTTTAAGACCAGCGGTCATGCGTCCGCTGATATAAAACTCAGCACTTCGCAAAGATGCACTGAATAACAGCGTTAGAAAGGGCGCCATTCAAGTCGGGAAAAGCACCTACACCCCACTGGAAAACGCTAGCCGATCCTTCCCCGATGGCGAGAAGTGTAACCATCTCATAAAAAGTAGTCAATACTTTTTGACTGGCGAAGCGATTGCGACTAGCCTTGTGCGTCTATCTTCTCTACACGCATGTGACGTCTATGACCCGGGACGAGCAAATTTTCAACACATTGGTCGGCGGAGCTACGGCGTTCCCGGCGGCCGACGCGACCCTACTGGCTCTGCAAATCACGGCATGGGCGCGTTTGTCGCGGCTCGGTCAATTGCCCGCCGATCTCAGCTTGTCCAGTCAACGTGAGCTGTCCCCGAACGCGCAAGCAGACAACTTCAGACGTGTGCAACCGTTGATTTCCCCGCAACTGGGTCACACGCTTGCGAAGACCGAACCCACGCTCTCACAGCCCCTGCCGCGGCTGATCGAACAGGCCATGCGGCTGGAGGAGCAAGGGCAGCTGCGCGAGTGGAATGCGGATGATGTGCTGTACTGGTCGTCCGATCGGAACTTGGCACACAGCGCTTACGACCCCAGTCTTGCCAGGTTCCTGGTTTCACTCGCGACCTCAGACTCACCGGCCCAGGTCTACCTACCGTGGGAAAATTCCGGCCAACTGGCGGCGCGCTGTATCCGGAAAAACATTGATTGCTGGACGGAATCCTCCGCGCCAGTGGCGGCAGAACTGGTGCTGGCACAATTGAATGGTGCGCGTCCTGATGTTCACCGGAACGACCCCGTGTTAATGCCCACCTTGACTGAGCAGGGCCAACTCAAAACTTTCCCGGTCAGCCTGTGCATCCTCGAACACGGACGGCGTTACACCGCCACGGATGTGGAACATGATCCACACGCGCGATTTCCGGAAAAGACGCAGTCGAGCATTGTGTTGAACTTGCGGCATCTCCTCGCGCAGACCAGTGGCAAAATCATTGCGGTCGTTCCCAACAGTGTGCTCTTCAATGCGGGCGCTGAACGGTTGCTTCGAGCTGATTTGCTTCAGAAGCGCATGATCCACTCGGTCATTGCTTTGCCGGGCGGGTTGTTTGCCGGATCTGCCGCCGCCGCTTCAGTGCTGATTCTCGATACCGTGACACCGTCCAACACCATTCGATTCGTGAAAGTAACGGATGAGTTCACGGCCAGCGCGCCTAAAAAACGCACTGAGCTGGTCAGACTGCCGGAGCTGCTGCGAACGGTGAGAGATCGCGACAACAATGCCATGGCAGTGAAAATGGCCGTCAACGACATTCCACGGGACGAATGCAACCTGGAAGTGAGTCGCTACTTACTTGACGAGCAGACGCACAAACTGGACGTCCTGCTGGCCACTCAACCCACGACCAATTTGCTCGATCATTTCGAAATCGTTCGCGCCCGCCAGTACGCCACGACCCTACAAGGCGTACCGGTCAAAGAAATTCAGGCGGCGGATCTTCCGGACTACGGCCATGTGCAGGGTGCCAGCAAAGACTCATTGTTCGATCTGAGCACGCCTAAAGCATTGAGCTATTTTATTCAGCGCCACGACGTTCTGCTCTGCATCAAAGGCGCGGTGGGGAAGGTCGGCATCGTGAACTCCGCACCGGACAGCGCTGCCGGAGGCTGGGTCGCCGGCCAGTCGCTGGTTATTTTGCGCGCGCGATCCCCGGGAAAGTACGATCCTGGGGCGCTGATGGTCTACTTACGCTCGCCCATAGGACAAGCCCAACTCAGCCGACTGGTAGTGGGTAGTAGCACGCCCACCCTTCAGGGTTCGGCGCTTAAAGAATTGGTAATCCCGATGCTGAACATCGTGCAACAGGGCATGGCCAGCGAAGCGCTGGAGGAAGAGTCGGCCGTGCAAGGGGAGATTGACCGATTGCGTCAGAAGCAATCGCAAATCGCCTCGGCGCTTTGGTCGCTGTGAGTGCCGGTGGGTGTGAATCCGCCAGCGATGCACTGTACGGTTAACCCCCGTCATCCTGGCGGGGGCACGCTATCTGACACGCATGGGCGTCCGCGCCTCAACCCTCGCCGCAAAAATTTGACCAGTCGCGCGCGGTCTTCTGTGGCGGTAATTCCTATATTCGTAGCCGTAGCCATCCTGCTACTTCTGTAGGAGACACACCATGCAAAAGCACTCACTCGTGATTAACCGCCACATGGCAAAGGGCAACAGCAATAAACCAGCCAGTGGCGGTGCGAAAGGTGGTCCACGGCCGACGGACGCCAACCGGTTCCCAGGAGGAAACTGGCCCAGCAAGGTCCCTGGTGGAAAATCCGGTGGCAATCGTGGGCAGGGACCCAAGGCATAAACGCTTTAAGGATCGTCTTTCGCAGGGATGCGAACCGCCCATGCGTCTTCTGGAGCCTTTGCCCATGATCAGCCCCACCTTCCCAATACCTCCTTACCCACGACTGGGCGAATGCTACCGCTTACTGGCCCGAGCCCTGGATACCAAATCCAGCAACCGCCAGATAGACCGGCTGGCCAGGGAAGGAGATTTTGACTGGCAGCTTATTCCGCAGCTACGTGAAGCGTTCATCTGGGACCCCCTGTCAAAACGGGCCGGTGACACCTTTGCCCACTTCATCATGGCAGCGGTAGAGACCCTTCACGACCGCTATGTCCATTTGGTCAAGTCAATCCCCTTGGACGCGCTGACCCGGCAACAAAGTTTGCCCACGTTAATGATCCACCTGTATGCGCCCTATGCCGCTTCCTGCCTGCTCGCGATGCATAAAGCCCTGCCCAGTCCGCCGATGGTGGCCTTGCTGGACAGTCAGCGGCAAGTAGTCGATGTGGTATTTGATTGGTTTGAAAGCGAGTTGGGTATCCAGCCAAAGCAGCTCGGCCATCATGTATACCCGGACTCAATCGGCATCAACAAAAATGGTCGTCAGGACCTACAGCGTTGGCGAGCCGGGACACAGCTGCCCTCGCTCAACAGCATCGCCCTGATCACTCAAAAACTGTTGAGGCGCTACCCCCACCGAACGCAGTTTATACACGCGGGTCGTGAATGGTTGATCACCGCGCGAATGCTGAGCTATCTGGCCGGGGAGGCTGAGCCTTACGGCAATTTGCGCGACCTCATGTTGCGAGCGGTGCTCAGCAATTTCCCCACGGTGGATATTGGCAAGCTTCTGTCGATGCAAAATATCCAAGCGGCCAAGCAGCAACGCCCGGTGGTTGAAAGCGGGTTGTTGCTGCAAGCTACCTTGCAACGCACGTCCAATAAGCCACCCGGCGCCATGGCCAGTACTCGACGCGCCCTGGATGAGTTTAGGCAACTCTTGAATGCCACCGCTATGGTGGAGAGCAGCAGCTACTATATGGAATGGTTGGAAGGACGCTGGCATGTACTCGCCGGGCAACTGGAGTCGGCCAAAGTCCATTATGAACACGCCGCTGACCTCGCGCTGTACCGCTCGGGGCCCACGCAGAAGGACATTATCCGAGAGGCCCTGCTGCTGGCGGCCTTTCTGGGCGAGCTACCCCTGTATAAACGTCTGAAGCACCGGGCTTTGGCCTTTGACCACAGTTACTTCCCTGGCTGGGAAACGTCGGTGGCCGATGCGCACGAATTGAAGTTAATCGGCAGTAATTTTGAACTGCGTTTTCCGCCACGCGGGCATTTCGTCGAGTCGGCAGGCTGCGTGTAATTGGCAATTACGTTAAATCTGCCCCCATAAGGTGGGCGGGTGCGGTCGACCGTAGCAACGCTACTGGCGACCGAAACCCAGACCTACGCGATACCAGAAAGGTGTGGTCTGGCGTCACGCTGGAATGGGAGGAGCGACTGATGAGGAAAGCCATCGAGCAGGAAGGCCTGACTACGTTGGTCGAGACCGGCGCGGCGCGGGAGTTTCGCGTGCTGCGCAATGGCGAGGCCTGGCGGCTGGAATTGCGCCTTGGCAGCAAGTGGCTACCGGTGCGGTCAAGGCGTGAACCGGTCAGACTCTGGCGCTCACTGACCGCCGTCAGGCGATTCTGTGAAACATTGGGGATCAAGGTGTTGACGGTGGAACTCTAAAGGTATGGCGCCAGCGTATTTCTGACGTACTGACTATTCCTGTGCCTACACAACCAGTGACGGCCTAAACGTACAGACAGAGTAAGCAACACAACAACAAAAAAAGCAATAATTGCTTTATTGACACATGAAGAACTTTTTACTACATTAGGCTCATGGTCAGCCACCAAGAGCACTCTGCATGCACGCCACTCACCACTGCAAAGCCCACCAAGCTCAGAGTGGCATTCCGCTCAAAATGATTGATTGCGTGCTTGCTAACGGCACTGTGGATCAGGACAAGTTCATCATCGGTACCAAGGAAGCCAAGCAACGCCTGGCTGATTTAGAGAACGTAAAGCGCTTACTGATGAAGATCCAAGATAAGGGAGGTGTCGTGGTAGTGGCGGAAGGAGATGCGCTGATTACCACCTACAACTGCACACAACGCGCCTAAACGCCTACTCGACCTCTTTCAGGAAGCAGTATGAACGAAAAGATTTTCACCCAGCTGATGAACTCGATACGTGGACTGGCGTTGACGTCTCATGCCTCCCTATCGCTGATTCTTCAACTGCTGTGCTGGCAAAAGCTGTCCAAAGACCCAACTGTTCCAGTGCAACTCCGCTTCGAGACAGTGGCGGATCAAGGGCTCGTCGAACAAATCGCGGCACTGCGTCAATTACAGCCAGATGCGCCGTTTCCGTTCCTGGACGAAAGTGCCTGGCAGATACATGGGGTGCGTGATCTTTCACCCCTGATACAAAAGATTCGCGCTTTGGAGACTCAAGGTTTACTCGATACCCTGATGATGGATGACATTTCTTTCTGGGCAGCTGACGTTCACACAGAGTTTTTTGGGTACAACCCTACACTGTGTGACCTGCTGGTCGCTCTTTTGGAACTCACCCCACAGCAAACCGTGTACGTTCCTTGGGAAGGGGCTGGGCAGATTGCGGCACGTGTTGTACGACGTAACGCCATGGTTTGGGTTGAGTCCCAGATGCCCACAACGGCTGCGCAAATACTTAGTCTGATCAACACAACTGGCTGGAAGCTGCACCCCACCAACCCAATACAAGCGCCCGCTGCTCTTGAAAAAGGCAAGCTGATCCAGTTTGAAGCGGCAGTCTGTGCTCCCCCCATGGGGCTTCGCTATCCACCAGAGGTTGCAGGAAATGACCTATGGGGACGGTTTGAAGAGAAAACGCCGATTGGTAACGTTCTTCATATCCAACACCTCTTGGCTCAGACCAAGGGCCGTATCGTGGTCACTGTTCCAAATTCCGTGCTGTTCGGTAAAGGTGCGGAAAAACAACTGCGCGAGTATCTGCTTAAGCATGGCTATCTAGACGCCGTCATCGCATTACCTGGCGGCCTCTGTAGCCATATCTCAATCCCACTAACCATTCTTGTATTGAGTAAAAGTCGTCGGACTGACGTCATCCGCTTCGTCAACGCGGACACTGACGAATTCCGTGAGCTTTCGGCGAAAAAGCGTTGTGCGCTGAAGAATATTCCTGATCTGCTGGCATTGATCGCGAACCAGAACACTTCTGCTATTTCGGCCAGCATTCCG
Proteins encoded in this window:
- a CDS encoding TnsA endonuclease N-terminal domain-containing protein — its product is MIRDTDSPTFARDVARRVRRGRRALVLKSMKSKGGDLRVESALERDIGLMLDIDPRVTELAAQPFTLELQSNTVLPSRQHYRPRPGVKPRFYTPDFLCRLDDGSVLAIEAKHSRFLEAFEAKREAIENCLNSYGIGFMLVLDTAVSPTVMQALPSLHLLRAGYLEPLRATAEREISALLNSATCWSVEELALRLTSGRVGVLAGLLAGLLSADFSKSLFSPTSEVHAAYGDLSHFQLLQVRP
- a CDS encoding N-6 DNA methylase, with translation MTRDEQIFNTLVGGATAFPAADATLLALQITAWARLSRLGQLPADLSLSSQRELSPNAQADNFRRVQPLISPQLGHTLAKTEPTLSQPLPRLIEQAMRLEEQGQLREWNADDVLYWSSDRNLAHSAYDPSLARFLVSLATSDSPAQVYLPWENSGQLAARCIRKNIDCWTESSAPVAAELVLAQLNGARPDVHRNDPVLMPTLTEQGQLKTFPVSLCILEHGRRYTATDVEHDPHARFPEKTQSSIVLNLRHLLAQTSGKIIAVVPNSVLFNAGAERLLRADLLQKRMIHSVIALPGGLFAGSAAAASVLILDTVTPSNTIRFVKVTDEFTASAPKKRTELVRLPELLRTVRDRDNNAMAVKMAVNDIPRDECNLEVSRYLLDEQTHKLDVLLATQPTTNLLDHFEIVRARQYATTLQGVPVKEIQAADLPDYGHVQGASKDSLFDLSTPKALSYFIQRHDVLLCIKGAVGKVGIVNSAPDSAAGGWVAGQSLVILRARSPGKYDPGALMVYLRSPIGQAQLSRLVVGSSTPTLQGSALKELVIPMLNIVQQGMASEALEEESAVQGEIDRLRQKQSQIASALWSL
- a CDS encoding DUF4258 domain-containing protein; this translates as MHATHHCKAHQAQSGIPLKMIDCVLANGTVDQDKFIIGTKEAKQRLADLENVKRLLMKIQDKGGVVVVAEGDALITTYNCTQRA
- a CDS encoding type I restriction-modification system subunit M/S → MNEKIFTQLMNSIRGLALTSHASLSLILQLLCWQKLSKDPTVPVQLRFETVADQGLVEQIAALRQLQPDAPFPFLDESAWQIHGVRDLSPLIQKIRALETQGLLDTLMMDDISFWAADVHTEFFGYNPTLCDLLVALLELTPQQTVYVPWEGAGQIAARVVRRNAMVWVESQMPTTAAQILSLINTTGWKLHPTNPIQAPAALEKGKLIQFEAAVCAPPMGLRYPPEVAGNDLWGRFEEKTPIGNVLHIQHLLAQTKGRIVVTVPNSVLFGKGAEKQLREYLLKHGYLDAVIALPGGLCSHISIPLTILVLSKSRRTDVIRFVNADTDEFRELSAKKRCALKNIPDLLALIANQNTSAISASIPISQIADNDFSLEVNRYVLDESARKLNETLTRYETRKLGELFDIIRPRQHTTASRGVQVWEVQAQDIPQYGYIQHASKETQFDLDSPKANSYFIRPNDVLMTFKGVVGKTSIAGIVPDSGKDGWITGQSLVILRSRFPEIYPPKALLIYLRSAMGQGLLSRMAVGASIPSLQLSALKELEIPMPSVEVMQPMVRAFDEEAEIQAEIERLRTRQTELSSDFWSL